One segment of Alnus glutinosa chromosome 2, dhAlnGlut1.1, whole genome shotgun sequence DNA contains the following:
- the LOC133859915 gene encoding uncharacterized protein LOC133859915 isoform X2, giving the protein MSDGYYSSNKKTDAICEDVCGQGTRAALSMSRLRCILQGVDLRTYIFWFVIVPLCIFGGYLHGQKISYFLRPIWESPPKPFHNIPHYYHENISMETLCKLHGWGIRESPRRVYDAVLFSNELDILTIRWNELYPYVTQFVLLESNSTFTGLPKPLIFAGNRDRFKFIEPRLTYGMIGGRFKRGENPFVEEAHQRLALDKLLRIAGVEDDDLLIMSDVDEIPSGHTINLLRWCDDSTPPILHLGLKNYLYSFEFYVDNKSWRASVHRYKTGKTRYAHYRQTNDILPDAGWHCSFCFRYISNFVFKMKAYSHYDRVRFSHYLNHDRIQDVICKGADLFDMIPEEYTFKEIIGKMGPIPHSYSAVHLPTFLLNNAEKYKYLLPGNCQREESSG; this is encoded by the exons ATGTCAGATGGGTACTACTCTTCTAATAAGAAGACTGATGCTATCTGCGAAGACGTTTGCGGCCAG GGAACTCGTGCAGCACTGAGCATGTCAAGACTCCGATGTATTTTGCAAGGGGTGGATTTGAGGACCTATATATTTTGGTTTGTGATAGTCCCATTATGCATTTTTGGTGGATATTTGCATGGGCAAAAGATCTCTTATTTCCTGAGACCAATATGGGAATCACCTCCAAAGCCTTTCCACAACATCCCTCACTATTATCATGAGAACATATCAATGGAGACTCTTTGCAAACTTCACGGGTGGGGAATTCGTGAATCGCCTAGACGAGTCTATGATGCGGTTCTATTCAGTAATGAGCTTGACATCCTTACAATTCGATGGAATGAATTGTATCCATATGTGACTCAGTTTGTGCTTCTCGAATCAAACTCAACATTCACAGGCTTGCCTAAACCATTGATTTTTGCGGGCAACCGTGACCGGTTCAAGTTTATTGAACCTCGGCTGACTTATGGAATGATTGGAGGAAGATTTAAGAGAGGCGAGAATCCATTTGTTGAAGAGGCGCATCAGAGATTAGCGCTGGACAAGCTTCTGAGAATTGCTGGCGTAgaagatgatgatttgttgataatgtctgatgtcgatgagATTCCAAGTGGCCACACTATTAATCTCTTGAGGTGGTGCGACGACAGTACTCCGCCTATCCTTCACCTTGGGCTTAAGAACTACTTGTATTCGTTTGAGTTTTATGTAGACAACAAAAGCTGGAGAGCTTCTGTCCACAGGTACAAGACTGGAAAGACTAGATATGCACATTACCGACAGACTAATGACATTTTGCCAGATGCTGGGTGGCATTGTAGCTTTTGCTTCCGCTATATCAGCAATTTTGTATTCAAGATGAAGGCTTACAGTCACTATGATCGGGTCCGGTTTTCTCATTATCTGAATCACGATAGGATTCAGGATGTAATATGCAAAGGGGCTGATCTATTTGACATGATTCCGGAGGAGTACACATTTAAGGAGATTATTGGAAAGATGGGACCTATTCCTCATTCTTATTCGGCAGTCCATCTTCCAACATTTTTGTTGAATAATGCTGAGAAGTACAAATATCTGTTGCCTGGTAACTGCCAAAGAGAAGAAAGTAGTGGCTGA
- the LOC133859915 gene encoding uncharacterized protein LOC133859915 isoform X1, which translates to MSDGYYSSNKKTDAICEDVCGQQGTRAALSMSRLRCILQGVDLRTYIFWFVIVPLCIFGGYLHGQKISYFLRPIWESPPKPFHNIPHYYHENISMETLCKLHGWGIRESPRRVYDAVLFSNELDILTIRWNELYPYVTQFVLLESNSTFTGLPKPLIFAGNRDRFKFIEPRLTYGMIGGRFKRGENPFVEEAHQRLALDKLLRIAGVEDDDLLIMSDVDEIPSGHTINLLRWCDDSTPPILHLGLKNYLYSFEFYVDNKSWRASVHRYKTGKTRYAHYRQTNDILPDAGWHCSFCFRYISNFVFKMKAYSHYDRVRFSHYLNHDRIQDVICKGADLFDMIPEEYTFKEIIGKMGPIPHSYSAVHLPTFLLNNAEKYKYLLPGNCQREESSG; encoded by the exons ATGTCAGATGGGTACTACTCTTCTAATAAGAAGACTGATGCTATCTGCGAAGACGTTTGCGGCCAG CAGGGAACTCGTGCAGCACTGAGCATGTCAAGACTCCGATGTATTTTGCAAGGGGTGGATTTGAGGACCTATATATTTTGGTTTGTGATAGTCCCATTATGCATTTTTGGTGGATATTTGCATGGGCAAAAGATCTCTTATTTCCTGAGACCAATATGGGAATCACCTCCAAAGCCTTTCCACAACATCCCTCACTATTATCATGAGAACATATCAATGGAGACTCTTTGCAAACTTCACGGGTGGGGAATTCGTGAATCGCCTAGACGAGTCTATGATGCGGTTCTATTCAGTAATGAGCTTGACATCCTTACAATTCGATGGAATGAATTGTATCCATATGTGACTCAGTTTGTGCTTCTCGAATCAAACTCAACATTCACAGGCTTGCCTAAACCATTGATTTTTGCGGGCAACCGTGACCGGTTCAAGTTTATTGAACCTCGGCTGACTTATGGAATGATTGGAGGAAGATTTAAGAGAGGCGAGAATCCATTTGTTGAAGAGGCGCATCAGAGATTAGCGCTGGACAAGCTTCTGAGAATTGCTGGCGTAgaagatgatgatttgttgataatgtctgatgtcgatgagATTCCAAGTGGCCACACTATTAATCTCTTGAGGTGGTGCGACGACAGTACTCCGCCTATCCTTCACCTTGGGCTTAAGAACTACTTGTATTCGTTTGAGTTTTATGTAGACAACAAAAGCTGGAGAGCTTCTGTCCACAGGTACAAGACTGGAAAGACTAGATATGCACATTACCGACAGACTAATGACATTTTGCCAGATGCTGGGTGGCATTGTAGCTTTTGCTTCCGCTATATCAGCAATTTTGTATTCAAGATGAAGGCTTACAGTCACTATGATCGGGTCCGGTTTTCTCATTATCTGAATCACGATAGGATTCAGGATGTAATATGCAAAGGGGCTGATCTATTTGACATGATTCCGGAGGAGTACACATTTAAGGAGATTATTGGAAAGATGGGACCTATTCCTCATTCTTATTCGGCAGTCCATCTTCCAACATTTTTGTTGAATAATGCTGAGAAGTACAAATATCTGTTGCCTGGTAACTGCCAAAGAGAAGAAAGTAGTGGCTGA